One part of the Halopenitus persicus genome encodes these proteins:
- the phoU gene encoding phosphate signaling complex protein PhoU yields MPRERYQDALEALRDDVLEMGEHVDAQLETALESLSTGSESAAQAVIEGDAEINERYLALETDCVDLFALQQPVAGDLRFVTASFKISTDLERIGDLAVNLARYARAAERTLEPDVAIDAIGEAVRSLLDRSLEAYAAEDAAACRRIAADDDEVDGLCQRASETVTRGLIERNVDDDPWAIERLLDDVSRVLLTIRDLERIADHAVNVAARTLYMIDGDPELIY; encoded by the coding sequence ATGCCACGGGAACGCTACCAGGACGCCCTCGAGGCGCTCCGCGACGACGTCCTCGAGATGGGCGAGCACGTCGACGCACAGCTCGAGACGGCTCTCGAGAGCCTCTCGACCGGATCGGAGTCCGCGGCGCAGGCAGTCATCGAGGGTGACGCCGAGATCAACGAGCGGTACCTGGCGCTCGAGACCGACTGCGTCGACCTGTTCGCGCTCCAGCAGCCGGTGGCCGGCGACCTCCGATTCGTCACCGCCTCGTTCAAGATCAGCACCGACCTCGAGCGGATCGGCGACCTCGCCGTCAACCTGGCACGGTACGCACGCGCCGCGGAGCGGACCCTCGAGCCCGACGTCGCCATCGACGCGATCGGCGAGGCGGTTCGGTCGCTGCTCGACCGCAGCCTCGAGGCGTACGCCGCCGAGGACGCCGCCGCATGTCGTCGGATCGCGGCCGACGACGACGAGGTCGACGGTCTGTGTCAGCGGGCCAGCGAGACGGTGACCCGCGGCCTGATCGAACGAAACGTCGACGACGACCCGTGGGCGATCGAGCGACTGCTCGACGACGTCTCGCGCGTGCTGTTGACGATCCGTGATCTCGAACGGATCGCCGATCACGCCGTGAACGTCGCCGCACGAACGCTGTACATGATCGACGGCGATCCGGAGCTGATCTACTGA
- a CDS encoding substrate-binding domain-containing protein yields MSDRNWAETGVSRRKFLVTSGAIGSAGLAGCSGSTGTTGGNGNGGGNGTGGNGNGNGGNGDGNGGSSDDTETNDGNGPALLTAEGSSTVYPISNTGSSYWNANAPPSDGEYWGSNDETSVPGWDEIETDMYLADYFASQFGFEPTDQRSNPPYNTTVSLSHSGTGCEAVRDELVDIGNSSGPITAELGISESAADEQFVDHVVGRDGQPVVVSSDVYENGVQQLTGEQIRGIYQDEITNWSEVGGPDQEIYAIGRAEGSGTDTSFRLNMLGDASASMSGVDTRFGQNQQVAEAVANNEGAIAYMALAFTSDAVQPIAIDFEGTVYEPDRDAENTIFDSEYPLNRDLHMYTKVTDATPSGTDRREGAFLNMFLTEFGQTVFVEDNNYIPLPTSDIESEAGKLPDPA; encoded by the coding sequence ATGTCAGACCGTAACTGGGCTGAAACCGGCGTATCACGGCGGAAGTTCCTGGTCACCTCCGGTGCGATCGGGTCGGCCGGACTGGCTGGCTGTAGCGGAAGCACGGGAACGACCGGCGGCAACGGGAACGGTGGCGGGAACGGGACCGGCGGCAACGGGAACGGCAACGGCGGTAATGGCGACGGAAACGGCGGCAGCAGCGACGACACCGAGACGAACGACGGGAACGGCCCGGCGCTGCTCACCGCGGAGGGGTCCTCGACGGTCTATCCCATCTCGAACACGGGCAGCTCCTACTGGAACGCGAACGCGCCGCCGAGCGACGGCGAGTACTGGGGCTCGAACGACGAGACGTCCGTTCCGGGCTGGGACGAGATCGAGACGGACATGTACCTCGCCGACTACTTCGCCAGCCAGTTCGGCTTTGAACCGACCGACCAGCGGTCGAATCCCCCGTACAACACGACGGTGAGCCTGAGTCACTCCGGAACGGGCTGTGAGGCGGTGCGGGACGAGCTGGTCGACATCGGCAACTCCTCGGGACCGATCACGGCGGAACTCGGGATCAGCGAATCGGCGGCGGACGAGCAGTTCGTCGACCACGTCGTCGGCCGGGACGGACAGCCCGTCGTCGTGAGCAGCGACGTGTACGAGAACGGCGTCCAGCAGCTCACCGGCGAGCAGATCCGCGGGATCTACCAGGACGAGATCACGAACTGGTCCGAGGTCGGCGGCCCCGACCAGGAGATCTACGCCATCGGTCGCGCCGAGGGGTCGGGGACGGACACCTCATTCCGACTGAACATGCTCGGCGACGCCTCGGCGTCGATGTCCGGCGTCGACACCCGGTTCGGGCAGAACCAGCAGGTCGCCGAGGCGGTCGCGAACAACGAGGGCGCCATCGCGTACATGGCGCTCGCGTTCACGAGCGACGCGGTCCAGCCGATCGCGATCGACTTCGAGGGCACGGTCTACGAGCCCGACCGGGACGCCGAGAACACGATCTTCGACAGCGAGTACCCGCTCAACCGGGACCTTCACATGTACACGAAGGTCACCGACGCGACCCCGAGCGGAACGGACCGTCGCGAGGGCGCGTTCCTGAACATGTTCTTGACCGAGTTCGGACAGACCGTCTTCGTCGAGGACAACAACTACATCCCGCTGCCAACGTCCGACATCGAGTCCGAAGCGGGGAAGCTGCCCGACCCGGCGTAA
- a CDS encoding AbrB/MazE/SpoVT family DNA-binding domain-containing protein, producing METRKVQTVGNGTYTVSLPKEWAEAEDVSAGDTVTLHRHTDGILAIQAPRGSDDRDGTGDPGEAVDGIGTNVRSGPAVRTAALDPRSLAGTLRAAYAAGVRTVELHHEEPLGAEHRRAIESVLRRRIGTSMAETSTTETSESGTAVRMLLDPGEVSVSQSVRQLAFVVDATQRAAVESLATAGDRSTVAERADHAARLSAMIDRTVTLGMADLEAADAIGASRSALFESWTAMRELERVREAAADVAAAAARMEDPPTESRLAETREIAADVRSIVSEGVSVVVGDEDAETAQQALTAEARARETIDAFDRRLATADRGAPVLRTVLSRLRRIAERGAAIAELGLRRTLRRQNATAERPARTPESPSQ from the coding sequence ATGGAAACACGCAAAGTACAGACGGTCGGCAACGGAACGTACACGGTCTCGCTGCCGAAGGAGTGGGCCGAGGCGGAGGACGTCTCGGCGGGCGACACGGTGACGTTGCATCGCCACACTGACGGCATCCTCGCCATCCAGGCGCCGCGCGGGAGCGACGACCGGGACGGGACGGGCGACCCGGGCGAGGCAGTCGACGGGATCGGCACGAACGTCCGAAGCGGTCCCGCCGTTCGGACGGCGGCCCTCGATCCGCGGTCCCTGGCGGGCACGCTTCGGGCGGCCTACGCGGCCGGCGTGCGGACGGTGGAGCTGCACCACGAGGAACCGCTCGGGGCCGAACACCGGCGCGCCATCGAGTCGGTCCTCCGGCGTCGGATCGGGACGTCGATGGCCGAGACATCGACCACCGAGACGTCGGAGAGCGGAACCGCGGTGCGGATGCTGCTCGATCCCGGGGAGGTCTCGGTGTCCCAGTCGGTCCGTCAGCTCGCGTTCGTGGTCGACGCGACGCAGCGGGCCGCCGTCGAATCGCTGGCGACGGCCGGCGACCGATCGACCGTCGCGGAGCGTGCGGACCACGCCGCGCGCCTCTCGGCGATGATCGACCGGACGGTCACGCTCGGAATGGCCGACCTCGAGGCGGCCGACGCGATCGGCGCATCCCGGTCGGCGCTGTTCGAGTCGTGGACCGCGATGCGCGAGCTGGAACGCGTCCGCGAGGCCGCCGCCGACGTCGCCGCGGCCGCGGCGCGGATGGAGGATCCGCCGACCGAGTCCCGGCTCGCCGAGACCCGAGAGATCGCCGCCGACGTCCGGTCGATCGTGTCCGAGGGGGTGAGCGTCGTCGTCGGCGACGAGGATGCCGAGACGGCGCAGCAGGCACTCACAGCCGAGGCCCGAGCGCGTGAGACGATCGACGCGTTCGATCGTCGACTAGCCACGGCCGACCGGGGCGCGCCGGTGCTGCGGACCGTGCTGTCCCGGCTGCGGCGGATCGCGGAGCGTGGCGCCGCCATCGCGGAATTGGGTCTCAGACGGACGCTCCGACGGCAGAACGCGACCGCGGAGCGGCCCGCGAGAACGCCCGAATCCCCGTCGCAGTAG
- the pstB gene encoding phosphate ABC transporter ATP-binding protein PstB encodes MSETTPATTEKRNRTETEEPDRTETEESNRTETEEPDRTETGGTTGTNESENAATHTTAGETDEQVREEWREYEFEGEAKFAVEDLDVHYGEDHALQGVSIEIPKNSVTALIGPSGCGKSTFLRSLNRMNDRIKGARVDGSVRIDGREIYQDGVNLVELRKRVGMVFQSPNPFPKSIRENIAYGPEKHGDIETGLLARLLGRSDAAARDRLVEECLRDAALWEEVNDRLDDNALGLSGGQQQRLCIARCLSVDPEVILMDEPASALDPIATAKIEDLIEQLSEEYTVVIVTHNMQQAARISDQTAVFLTGGELVEYGDTDQVFEDPHSERVEDYITGKFG; translated from the coding sequence ATGAGTGAAACCACACCAGCGACGACTGAGAAACGGAATCGAACGGAAACGGAGGAACCGGACCGAACGGAAACGGAGGAATCGAACCGAACGGAAACGGAGGAACCGGACCGAACGGAAACGGGGGGTACGACCGGGACGAACGAGTCCGAGAACGCGGCGACCCACACCACGGCCGGCGAGACGGACGAGCAGGTACGCGAGGAGTGGCGTGAGTACGAGTTCGAGGGCGAGGCGAAGTTCGCCGTCGAGGACCTCGACGTCCATTACGGCGAGGACCATGCGCTGCAGGGCGTATCGATCGAGATCCCGAAGAACAGCGTCACCGCGCTCATCGGGCCGTCGGGCTGCGGAAAGTCGACGTTTCTCCGGAGTCTCAACCGGATGAACGACCGGATCAAGGGCGCTCGCGTCGACGGGTCGGTGCGGATCGACGGACGGGAGATCTACCAGGACGGGGTGAACCTCGTCGAGCTTCGAAAGCGGGTCGGGATGGTGTTCCAGTCGCCGAACCCGTTCCCGAAGTCGATCCGCGAGAACATCGCGTACGGTCCGGAGAAACACGGCGACATCGAGACCGGGCTCCTCGCACGGCTGCTCGGACGCAGCGACGCGGCGGCCCGCGACCGGCTGGTCGAGGAATGCCTCCGTGATGCGGCCCTCTGGGAGGAGGTCAACGACCGTCTCGACGACAACGCGCTCGGGCTCTCGGGCGGCCAGCAGCAGCGGCTCTGCATCGCGCGCTGTCTCTCGGTCGATCCGGAGGTCATCCTGATGGACGAGCCCGCCTCCGCGCTCGACCCGATCGCCACCGCGAAGATCGAAGACCTCATCGAGCAGCTCAGCGAGGAGTACACGGTGGTCATCGTCACGCACAATATGCAGCAGGCCGCGCGCATCTCCGACCAGACCGCCGTGTTCCTCACCGGGGGCGAACTCGTGGAGTACGGTGACACCGACCAGGTGTTCGAGGACCCCCACAGCGAGCGCGTCGAGGACTACATCACGGGCAAGTTCGGGTGA
- a CDS encoding M24 family metallopeptidase, giving the protein MTGDADPDAPIVTDLSPISTRLRDQGADALVVVGDRFDADLQYLARLGAFEARAAAVVTADEAVLCPPAEPRPGNSTAAAGRFREASGSDALDRIVRSTGADGGAPVDARAPVGERAAAAVTELAGPNADVVVPRDLPHDAAVYLEQADHGVRSTTVVRDARAVKSDAEIDRHRTVQSAAVAAMRAVTSLLADGDVTGSSRELRWQGSPLSTERLRREANAALARAGVDPGENTTVRAAATDTGALRAGDLITVSFAPRGPAGYHGALARTVVVDGDGGWQRRAHLAVESALEAAVETVDPGDPVSLLREEVAAEIGAYGFDPTLGDRTTGTTHAGGYGVGLTRREAPAPDSSTPLRAGTVLAVEAGVRDPGHGAVRLRDLVVVCDATVERPCACPTALAPDRY; this is encoded by the coding sequence GTGACCGGCGACGCCGACCCCGATGCACCGATCGTGACCGACCTCTCGCCGATCTCGACGCGACTCCGGGATCAGGGGGCGGACGCGCTGGTCGTCGTCGGCGACCGATTCGACGCTGACCTGCAGTACCTCGCCCGGCTCGGCGCGTTCGAGGCCCGGGCCGCGGCCGTCGTGACCGCCGACGAGGCGGTGCTGTGCCCGCCCGCCGAGCCCCGACCCGGGAACTCGACGGCTGCCGCCGGACGGTTTCGCGAGGCGTCGGGGAGCGACGCGCTCGATCGGATCGTTCGTTCGACCGGTGCGGACGGCGGCGCGCCGGTTGACGCACGCGCGCCCGTAGGCGAACGCGCCGCCGCCGCGGTTACGGAGCTCGCCGGACCGAACGCCGACGTGGTCGTCCCGCGGGACCTCCCGCACGACGCGGCGGTCTATCTCGAGCAGGCCGATCACGGCGTCCGTTCGACCACGGTGGTTCGGGACGCCCGAGCGGTCAAATCGGACGCGGAGATCGACCGTCATCGAACCGTTCAGTCCGCAGCCGTGGCGGCGATGCGTGCGGTGACGTCGCTGCTTGCCGACGGCGACGTCACCGGGTCGTCGCGGGAGCTCCGGTGGCAGGGGTCTCCCCTGTCGACGGAGCGGCTCCGGCGGGAGGCGAACGCGGCTCTGGCTCGGGCCGGCGTCGATCCCGGCGAAAATACGACCGTTCGGGCGGCGGCGACCGATACCGGCGCCCTCCGCGCGGGCGACCTCATCACCGTCTCGTTCGCGCCGCGGGGGCCGGCGGGCTATCACGGCGCGCTGGCGCGAACGGTCGTCGTCGACGGTGACGGCGGTTGGCAGCGGCGCGCACACCTCGCGGTCGAATCCGCGCTCGAGGCCGCGGTCGAGACGGTCGATCCCGGCGATCCGGTTTCGCTGCTTCGCGAGGAGGTCGCCGCCGAGATCGGCGCCTACGGGTTCGATCCGACCCTCGGGGACCGGACGACCGGCACGACCCACGCCGGCGGGTACGGCGTCGGACTCACCCGGCGGGAGGCGCCGGCCCCTGACTCGAGCACGCCGCTCCGGGCCGGCACCGTGCTGGCGGTCGAGGCGGGCGTTCGCGACCCCGGCCACGGTGCGGTCCGATTGCGGGATCTCGTCGTGGTTTGCGACGCGACGGTCGAGCGGCCGTGTGCGTGCCCGACCGCCCTCGCACCGGATCGATACTAA
- a CDS encoding UvrD-helicase domain-containing protein, whose amino-acid sequence MTDADPTVTRLFGGPGSGKTTALLDRVDELLQDGSVDVRDVLVVSYTRAAAAEVRDRLAERLDVSPRSLQGNVCTMHAKAYELLNLSRGDVVGEDDKSDFCEGYGIEFEDEYGGANRRTARSTTIGNKIIATSQWLQRTNRDVADWYDVPFQWDVEEVRLPPEIDPNAQEGNKYTPTWSADDDRIDVPETIRAWRAYKGDHELVGFADMLERVAQRSLVPNVDYLVIDEFQDITTLQYDVFEEWLPHVETALIAGDDDQVVYAWQGADPDLLLDTDVDEDVVLPNSYRLPSRILNVVNAEIRHIDKRQEKDLRPRKEGGVVEAIESPSMLELVRNVRYTIDDDDGSVMCLFRARYQMFDFIDEFIDHGIPFKLLTDGRMWTDRLTDYVRAVEKYNDDEPVSGLEARRLADMLQESTFGTNERDDFYDYLDDREEAADADDITQLEIAPETIAEYAPFMPDRASASDMVRKVTSFQRNSVEAYFDGDYQDVAPNRIRIGTIHSAKGREADHVFVSTDLTEKVVEQLAASVEDPTDVEGVEEFTKSTSPVPVLTDNERRVFYVGMSRARERLVVLENLITGAPTLPVSVLLFNELREEPPDELIEEVQAELAAPEPEP is encoded by the coding sequence CGTTCGCGACGTGCTGGTGGTCTCGTACACCCGTGCGGCCGCCGCCGAGGTCCGCGACCGGCTCGCCGAACGGCTCGACGTCTCCCCGCGGTCCCTCCAGGGGAACGTCTGCACGATGCACGCGAAGGCCTACGAGCTGCTCAACCTCTCGCGGGGCGACGTCGTCGGCGAGGACGACAAATCCGACTTCTGTGAGGGGTATGGGATCGAGTTCGAGGACGAGTACGGCGGCGCCAACCGCCGGACCGCGCGATCGACGACGATCGGCAACAAGATCATCGCGACCTCCCAGTGGCTCCAGCGGACCAACCGCGACGTCGCCGACTGGTACGACGTCCCCTTCCAGTGGGACGTCGAGGAGGTCCGGCTCCCGCCCGAAATCGACCCGAACGCCCAGGAGGGCAACAAGTACACGCCCACGTGGTCGGCCGACGACGACCGGATCGACGTTCCCGAGACGATCCGCGCCTGGCGGGCCTACAAGGGCGACCACGAGCTCGTCGGCTTCGCGGACATGCTCGAGCGCGTCGCGCAGCGCTCGCTCGTCCCGAACGTCGACTACCTCGTGATCGACGAGTTCCAGGACATCACGACCCTCCAGTACGACGTCTTCGAGGAGTGGCTGCCCCACGTGGAGACGGCGCTCATCGCCGGCGACGACGACCAGGTCGTCTACGCCTGGCAGGGCGCCGACCCCGACCTCCTGCTCGACACCGACGTCGACGAGGACGTCGTCCTTCCCAACTCCTACCGGCTTCCCTCCCGGATCCTCAACGTCGTCAACGCGGAGATCCGCCACATCGACAAGCGCCAGGAGAAGGACCTCCGGCCGCGCAAGGAGGGCGGCGTCGTCGAGGCCATCGAGAGCCCCTCGATGCTCGAACTGGTTCGCAACGTCCGGTACACGATCGACGACGACGACGGCAGCGTGATGTGTCTGTTCCGGGCGCGCTACCAGATGTTCGACTTCATCGACGAGTTCATCGACCACGGCATCCCGTTCAAGCTCCTCACCGACGGCCGGATGTGGACCGACCGGCTCACCGACTACGTTCGGGCGGTCGAGAAGTACAACGACGACGAGCCGGTCTCGGGCCTTGAGGCCCGCCGCCTGGCGGACATGCTCCAGGAGTCGACGTTCGGCACGAACGAGCGCGACGACTTCTACGACTACCTCGACGACCGCGAGGAGGCGGCCGACGCCGACGACATCACGCAGCTAGAGATCGCGCCGGAGACGATCGCCGAGTACGCGCCGTTTATGCCCGACCGAGCCAGCGCCAGCGACATGGTCCGAAAGGTGACGAGCTTCCAGCGGAACTCGGTCGAGGCCTACTTCGACGGCGACTACCAGGACGTCGCCCCGAACCGCATCCGGATCGGGACGATCCACTCCGCGAAGGGCCGGGAGGCCGACCACGTCTTCGTTTCGACGGACCTCACCGAGAAGGTGGTCGAACAGCTCGCCGCCTCCGTCGAGGACCCGACCGACGTCGAGGGCGTCGAGGAGTTCACGAAATCAACCAGCCCGGTACCGGTCCTCACCGACAACGAGCGCCGCGTCTTCTACGTGGGAATGTCCCGCGCCCGCGAGCGGCTCGTTGTCCTCGAGAACCTGATCACCGGCGCGCCGACGCTCCCGGTGAGCGTCCTGCTGTTCAACGAACTCCGGGAGGAGCCCCCCGACGAGCTGATCGAGGAGGTCCAGGCGGAGCTGGCGGCGCCGGAACCCGAGCCGTGA
- the pstA gene encoding phosphate ABC transporter permease PstA, protein MAGATQTPLIRGDASRPEAIAGVAIAVAITLIAVGIASLFDLVSIDATVGGLPAVTVLGGLLVALGAAVIGLGVGSALGYVETEPSPNAGLVATVAFSGIWFTLGAVAASATFGDGIAWIPVGAVTGGTAFVTTAAAREDVGATLPAGAVAIVVGGTFLAGTIGPSWVWDLGFEQQASLTATFVVPIATIGCGLLAGWAAAAAYGGFGARGRRMGAYLLIYVNASAIIGVLFLLIAFTAVRGIPGLLTGAAVGPGSGPTVSILGISVALPVSIPFVMNGVSLLNDFQGVLPAIVGTVWLVVGAVAFAVPLGVGAAVFLTEYAERGRLTQLVEVATNGLWSTPSIVFGLFGFTFLVPRFGGTKSLLSGMLTLGFMLLPLVLITSREALLAVPDEYRDASAALGVSKWRTIRSVVVPAALPGMVTGVILGVGRIAGETAPILLTMTGGTFVSGDRAADVIGGFAFTAQPPFVTNPELLQATTALPFQLYALITAGVGLGDNVSNPTEFQWATAFVLLLVVLSFYAVGIGARYYFRRRLRHE, encoded by the coding sequence ATGGCGGGGGCGACGCAAACGCCCCTGATCCGCGGGGACGCCTCGCGTCCCGAGGCGATCGCCGGCGTCGCGATCGCGGTCGCAATAACCCTGATCGCGGTCGGTATCGCGTCGCTGTTCGACCTCGTTTCGATCGACGCCACGGTCGGCGGCCTCCCGGCGGTGACCGTCCTCGGCGGACTGCTGGTGGCGCTCGGCGCGGCGGTCATCGGCCTCGGCGTCGGGTCGGCGCTCGGATACGTCGAGACGGAGCCGAGCCCGAACGCCGGGCTCGTCGCGACCGTCGCGTTCTCGGGCATCTGGTTCACGCTCGGGGCGGTTGCGGCGTCGGCGACGTTCGGGGACGGGATCGCGTGGATCCCGGTAGGTGCGGTGACCGGCGGCACCGCGTTCGTGACGACGGCGGCCGCCCGCGAGGACGTCGGGGCGACGCTCCCCGCCGGTGCAGTGGCGATCGTCGTCGGCGGAACGTTCCTGGCCGGGACGATCGGCCCGTCGTGGGTGTGGGACCTGGGATTCGAACAGCAGGCGTCGCTGACCGCGACGTTCGTCGTCCCGATCGCGACGATCGGCTGCGGGCTGCTCGCCGGCTGGGCGGCTGCGGCGGCGTACGGCGGGTTCGGCGCTCGTGGGCGGCGAATGGGTGCGTACCTCCTCATCTACGTGAACGCGAGCGCCATCATCGGCGTGCTGTTCCTGCTGATCGCCTTCACCGCCGTCCGCGGGATCCCGGGGCTGCTGACCGGTGCCGCGGTCGGACCCGGGTCCGGACCGACGGTGTCGATCCTCGGAATCTCGGTCGCGCTTCCGGTCTCGATCCCGTTCGTGATGAACGGCGTCTCGCTGCTGAACGACTTCCAGGGCGTGCTCCCCGCCATCGTCGGCACGGTCTGGCTCGTCGTGGGCGCGGTCGCGTTCGCGGTCCCGCTGGGCGTCGGCGCCGCGGTGTTCCTGACCGAGTACGCCGAGCGCGGCCGACTGACCCAGCTGGTCGAGGTCGCGACCAACGGACTCTGGAGCACCCCGAGCATCGTCTTCGGGCTGTTCGGGTTCACGTTCCTCGTTCCCCGGTTCGGCGGAACCAAGTCGTTGCTTTCGGGGATGCTGACGCTCGGGTTTATGCTGCTCCCGCTGGTGCTCATCACGAGCCGGGAGGCGCTGTTGGCCGTCCCCGACGAGTATCGGGACGCCAGCGCGGCGCTCGGCGTCTCGAAGTGGCGGACGATCCGCAGCGTGGTCGTGCCGGCCGCGCTGCCGGGTATGGTCACCGGGGTCATTCTCGGCGTCGGTCGGATCGCCGGCGAGACCGCGCCCATCCTGTTGACGATGACCGGGGGAACCTTCGTGTCCGGAGACCGGGCGGCCGACGTCATCGGCGGGTTCGCGTTCACCGCCCAGCCGCCGTTCGTCACGAACCCCGAACTGTTGCAGGCGACCACGGCGCTGCCGTTCCAGCTGTACGCGCTCATCACCGCCGGCGTCGGGCTGGGCGACAACGTCTCGAACCCGACCGAGTTCCAGTGGGCGACGGCGTTCGTGCTGCTGCTCGTCGTGTTGTCGTTCTACGCGGTCGGCATCGGCGCGCGATACTACTTCCGGAGGCGACTTCGACATGAGTGA
- the pstC gene encoding phosphate ABC transporter permease subunit PstC, which produces MTRTTDTRTDDERVRRVRRRLRAFHEESSTAAIVTVGTMTVALLASLVGFLLASPLTALPFAAFLIAAGVGWIRHQGLTARVLTFAMTVSTVLILLLITVFIAVESIPVIRYGTATVFGVPVPGLRLFTETRWDAVAEPIRYSMVPMIHGTVMVTTIATAVAAPLGVAAALFLSEIAPGPVREFVKPGVEILAGIPSIVYGFIGFTILSPWASDQFRTTGQGSYLFVGIVVGLMALPTVVSVAEDALSSVPESMKSGSLAMGTTDWQTMTSITLPAAFSGVSAAVLLGVGRAIGETMAATVMLRGVPQLTKPLYNVFYGQETLTSLIANNYGNAHGLQMDALFLAGVILFITVLAISIGSQYIEWRMHRKLGGEV; this is translated from the coding sequence ATGACGCGGACGACCGACACACGAACCGACGACGAGCGGGTGCGGCGCGTCCGACGCCGGCTTCGCGCGTTCCACGAGGAGTCCTCGACCGCCGCGATCGTCACCGTCGGGACGATGACGGTCGCGCTGTTGGCCTCGCTCGTCGGGTTCCTGCTGGCCTCGCCGCTTACGGCCCTCCCCTTCGCAGCGTTCCTCATCGCCGCCGGCGTCGGCTGGATACGGCATCAGGGACTGACCGCTCGAGTGTTGACCTTCGCGATGACGGTCTCGACGGTGCTCATCCTGCTGTTGATCACCGTGTTCATCGCCGTCGAATCGATCCCCGTGATCCGCTACGGGACCGCGACCGTGTTCGGCGTCCCGGTGCCGGGACTTCGACTGTTCACCGAAACGCGGTGGGACGCGGTCGCGGAGCCCATACGGTACTCGATGGTTCCGATGATCCACGGAACCGTGATGGTGACGACGATCGCCACCGCGGTCGCCGCCCCGCTCGGCGTCGCCGCCGCGCTGTTCCTCTCGGAGATCGCGCCGGGTCCAGTCCGTGAGTTCGTCAAACCGGGCGTCGAGATCCTCGCCGGCATCCCGTCGATCGTCTACGGGTTCATCGGGTTCACGATCCTGAGCCCCTGGGCGAGCGACCAGTTCCGGACCACCGGCCAGGGGTCGTACCTCTTCGTTGGCATCGTGGTCGGATTGATGGCACTTCCGACGGTGGTCTCGGTGGCCGAGGACGCCCTGAGCAGCGTTCCCGAGTCGATGAAGAGCGGCTCGCTCGCGATGGGGACCACCGACTGGCAGACGATGACGTCGATCACGCTGCCGGCGGCCTTCTCGGGCGTCTCGGCGGCGGTTCTGCTCGGCGTCGGCCGCGCCATCGGCGAGACGATGGCGGCGACGGTGATGCTTCGCGGCGTCCCGCAACTGACGAAACCGCTGTACAACGTCTTTTACGGCCAGGAGACGCTCACCTCGCTGATCGCGAACAACTACGGGAACGCACACGGGCTCCAGATGGACGCCCTCTTTCTCGCCGGCGTGATCCTGTTCATCACGGTCCTGGCCATCTCGATCGGCTCGCAGTACATCGAGTGGCGAATGCATCGGAAGCTCGGGGGTGAGGTCTGA